The Alkalinema sp. FACHB-956 genome segment GCAGCAAGGAAACGACTGGCGACCGATCGTAACCCAGGTAGGACTGGCATTTGCGATCGTCATTGCGATTGATGTGGTCACGTTTATCTTCGTAGGAAATGGCACAGGAACTACCGCTGGTGGTTGATTTGGCAAAGTGAATTGGAATAGCTATGGAACGGGATTTCAATCGAGAATTCATTAAAGTCAATCGAATCTTAGGTAAGCAGGCGAGTATTGGTCCGATTCCGGCAGATCAACTGGGTCCCTGGGTTGCCATTGTTGTTCTTTGCTATGTCATCACAAATGGATTCCTTAGTTTGGGTCTTGGCTGGTTCTTTGGAGCATCATTCTGGTTGATTGCAAGTTGGTGGATTCTGACGGGAAATCAACCCCATCAATTTCTCGATCGCTGGCGTAATCCGCCGGGAACCGAGTGGTGTAACGGCAACAAAATCTATGTTTCGCCTATCCCAGACCATAGACCAACCTGGATTCGCAAACGTTATGGTGATGCACGGGTCAACATTCGGCTGAAACCAGTGCAAGTGCCCAATCAGTATGGAGGCAAAAGTACGTTTATGCCATTCCAGAATGAAGTCAATATCTGCTGTATTGCAGAAATCAAAAAAGATGATCGTGAAGTGGCTGCACTGTTACTAGAGAAAGGTAAATCTCAGTATCAGCTTGTGTTTGGATTTCATGTTGCTGGACTGCACGATGTGCTGTACGACAGTGAGGTGAATGCGTTTGCTCATGCCATTGAAGAAGGGATGAAAGAGTTACCGATCGGTGAACGGATTACCTTCTGTACAGGTTGTTCAAGTGATGATGCAGCGAGACAAGAAGAACTGTCTACCCTGGCAGAGGAATGCCAATTAAAACCTGTTTCTGTGCTGACTCGAAATGAGCAATTACGAGTGCAGCAACTTGCTCAGGGAGGAACGCGGCAGACCTGGAATCAACTTGCTTTTTGTACCTGGACGAGTGATGACGAAGCAGGTACAAAACACAAAGATTTGGTTGGCGGACTGATCGAGCGGTTAAGAAAAACGGGTTCCTGGGTAGTCGAGCAGATTACAGGAAATAAGCGGGTTTATCAAGAAGCATTTTTCAAAAAGCTTTTACTACAGGGGTTTCAACAGGGGTTTATTCAATGGGAAGTCTTGCTCAATACTAAAGTGGGGCTGGAGGTAACGCCCTGTAGCGCAGCAGATCTGTGGCAGTGGCTCTGGAGCCGATTCAATCAAGGCGTTGCGCCTCCCATTCCGCAGGTCATTACTTTAAAGGAGACCGAAACTGGATTGGAACTGACCGAAACTGTGACGACGGACAAGCACCTATGTACCTTGCTCGTTGAAGGAACCCAAGGGCGTGCTGCTTGCCCAGAGCATCGCGGTGATCACGATCGGATTTACCTGACGGGAAGAGGTAAGGTCTGCGGTGTGATGACGATGACCGATCCACCGATGGGCTGGACGAGTACCAGAGAACATTTGAAATGGGTCTGGAAAATTCTCTCTTCGAGCTATGTGCATGACACGGAAGCCTGGATTGAAATCAGCCGTGGCAACGACTTTTTTATTCAGGACAACCTGGCACGGCAGGCAAAGCAGTCCAAGGCAGCTCGCACTATTGCGGTTACGAAGGGGCAGGGGCGAGATGTTGGGGCTGAAATTAAGCAGGAAGAGTCCTTTGAGGCACAGCGCCGTCTCTATGAGGGTACGAAAGCGCTACACTGTGCGCCAGTCTTTTTGGTCTATCGCAACAGTGCTGAGGAGTTGACCCATGCTTGTAATTTGCTGGCGAACAGTTTTGAAACGGCGAAGGTGATTCGAGAGCGCCATATTGCCTGGGAAATCTGGCTCCAGGCATTACCGATTACTTGTAAGCGTCTGTTGCATGGCAACAATCTGAATGAGCGACGATTGACCCTTGATACACATACAGTGGCGGGAATTATACCCCTGACGATGCCGAAGGATATTGATCGATGCGGTGTAGAGTTTTTAACCGGACGCGGCGGCAAGCCGATCTACATTGACTTGTTTCATCATCAGATTGGACGGGCGCTGATCACCGGAACGTCAGGTTCAGGTAAGAGTGTATTGGGCTGGCGATTTGCCATGGAAGCTCTGGCAAATAACATTCCAGTGGTCGGGATGGACATTTCTTCCAGTGGTAATAGCACATTCAAAACAGCGATCGAACTCTTAGGTGATCAAGGAGCGTATTACGACATCTCCAGTGGTAGCAGCAACCTGCTGGAGCCTCCCGATCTACGCCGCTTTGATAAGTTGGAGCGAGATCGCCGTATGGAGTCCTGGAAGGACTTTATTCGTCGAGCATTAAGCGCAATCGCAATGGGGAAAATCCATAATCCTCATCTGGCACAACGGGTAGATGCGTTGTTGATTAGAGCGTTGGATGTCTTTCTGCGTGACCCAGAAATCATCACTCGTTACAATCGTGCATTTGAAATGGGTTGGCGATCGCCCGAATGGCAACAGATTCCAACCTTGCCAGACTTTATCAAATTCTGTACCCGTGAACGGTTAAATCTCCGCTCGTTTGAGGATTTGGATCGACACTCGCTGAACCAAATTCAAAGCCAGGTGAGCGCGTTGCTGGCTTCACGCTTGGGCAAGGCGATCGCCCGTCCGAGTACTTTTTCGCCTGAACCTGCGATCAAGTTCTTTGCTCTCAGCGGTTTGACTAATGAGCAGGATGCTTATCTGATGGCAATTAATGCCCACGCTGCCTGTATCCGCAATGCACTTTCCCATCCGCGCAGTTTATTCATTGGCGATGAGCTATCGGTGTTGCTTCGCAGGGATGGATTTGCCCAGATTGTCGGGGAGACTTGTGCAACAGGGCGTAAAGACGGTATTGCCGTGCTGTTGCTCTCTCAAGATCCAGATACCATTTGTGAGTGTTCAGCCGGTTCGCAAATCATGCAGAACATTAATTATCGGATTACCGGACGCATTACCAGCAGCGGGATTAACTCTTTTCAACGGTATCTTGGCTACCCTCCTAACATCATCAGTCAGAATGCCACAGAAGCATTTTTGCCTCGTAGCAGTGATCTCTACTCTTGCTGGTTGTTGGAACTGGGTGGTCGATTCTGGAGAACTCGTTTCTACCCCGGTGAATTGATGCTTGCCAGCGTTGCGAACAATCAGGATGAACGCGAAGCGCGCGATCGGGTGATAGCACACTATTCTCTCACTTCCAAAGGCAGGCTACTAGGGCTGAAAGCGTTTGCAGATGAATATATTCCGGCTTTGCGGGAAGGTAAAGGGTTTAGTCATATCGGGCAGGGTTTATCTGTAGAGAAATCGGAGCGATCGCCCCAACAGGAGGATTATCCCAGTGACCCTGCTGAGCATGATCAACATTCACTTATTGCACGTTAAGGAGGCAAAACTTATGCGACTCAGATGGATGTCCATTCGACTCATGATGCTGTTTCTAGTCGTAGGTGCTGGATCTGTGAATAGTCCGGCATTTGCACGCACTCAAGATACGGGCAGAGACCCGGTTGAGGCAGCAATTCGGGATCAGGTCAATGGCAGCAATGTCTACGTACCGAATACGGGCAATCAAATCAATGATTTCTTGGGAGATGTGCAAAACTTTGTGCAAAACGATTTACTGAGTCCGGTTAACAATTTAATTCAATCGACTCTGGGTGCGTTTCAGGTTCCAGATCTATCTCAGCTCTGGAGTCAAATTATGGGTGGTTCAGCCAGCCGCGATCCGGGTGCAGTTCTGTCTGAGACTTTAGAGAATAAGACTAATGGGCGCAGTTCTTATGGCATTCGCGAGGATCTGAGCAAATATGCTGCTAGAGCCACAGCTACAGGAGTAGCGGATCAGTCCACCTTGAGTCAGGCAGCACAAATCCAGATGGCTCAAGTACGGCAAGTAACGCAGCAGAACACGCAGGAAAGTGTGCGTTTGGGTGAGGAATCCCAGGGTTTGGACGTGACTCAACGGATTATGCAAAACCTTTCCCAACAGACTGCACTTAACAGTCAGGTGAATGAGCGGGTGCTGCAAGAGGCACAGCAAGCGCGGGTAGATCGGGCGATCGGCAATACATTGTCGGCTCAAACTGCCCGTGAACTATCAGCGATTACCACTGCCGATCGCCGCAAAAATATTTCCGCAGGTAATGCTGCCAGTCAGCAGGGTGGTTTGATGATGATGCCGGGTGGAGTGACGCTGGGTTCCGATCAATAGCCCAACTTGAAACAATCGTGATGTCTTTAATGGTTTGATTTGATGGCTAATGCTCATGATGCCCCTGATTGCTCAATCCTTTCCAACCATAGGCGGAGAATCCGATGCTCTGGACATTATCACCAGTTCGCTGGAATTGTCCCGTGCCACGGTGGAGTCCTGGAATACGGTCTGGCTAGTAACCCTAGACCCGCTTGCGTCTGGACTCTGGATTGGGCTGATCCAATTGGGCATTACGCTGGGAGCTGCCAGCATTCTGTTTATTGCGATGACTACGGGTAAAGACATTATCGATAAGCAGTCCTGGTCAGAGTTAGCCTCCATCTTCGTCTGGCCGTTGGTGATTATGATTTTTCTGGGTGCGAATGGCAATGTCCTGGCAGGTACGATCAAGTTTATCCGAGGCTTTTCTTACACGCAGGTACAGAATGTATTGCAACTTCAGGTGGGTGAACTGACTTTTCGGGATGCTATTTCCAATGTGACGATCACTGGCATTGCCAAACAACAGCTTGAAAGTCTTTACAGCGAATGTCAGGGTAAGGTTGGCACTGAACTGGTGGAATGCTGGAACTCAAAGCAAGAACAGGCACAAGCGATCGTAGCTGAAGCAGAGCGACAAGCGCGATCGCCCCTGGAGCCGTTACGTGCCTTTGGTCAGGCGTTGTGGAATGCATCATTGCCCGGTCAAATCAGCACAGCTGTGCGATTAACAACTGACCCTGGTAGCGTCTTTCGAGATACTGCAATTCCCATCATCCGGTTTATTCTCTATGCCTTGCAGTGGGGATTCGTCAATATTCTGGAAGCGGCACTGTTGCTAACGGCGCTGTTTGCACCGATTGCAATCGGACTCTCACTTTTACCGCTGCAAGGTCGTCCGATCTGGGCATGGCTAACTGGATTCATTACTCTGTTCGGGATTCAACTGGGTTACAACATTGTGGTCGGCTTAACCGCCGTTGTGCTGGTTAAGTCTGGAGCAGAACTGGTGTCGGATGTGGCATTTCTCTTTTTCCTCAGCATCTTTGCACCGGGACTGGCGGTTCTGGTCGCGGGTGGTGGTGGCTTTGCGCTTTACAACGGCATTTCATCCAATGTGAAAAGTTTGATTGACATTTTCAGTAATGCGATCGGTACAGTCACCAGCATTGCGCTGATACGACGGGGGTAGCTATGCAGATTAAACGACTTCAAGCTCCACTCTTACCAGAGGCAAAAAACCTGCTGGCAGTGTGCTTCATCTGCTTGACTGCCTTTAACAGTTTGATTTTTATATTGACCTTATTCACTGCCTTTCGAGTGAACCGTATTGCCGAAAGAAAGACAACCTTTGCTCAGTTGGTGAATGGTGAAACAATTTATGTCTCAGAGCAGGAGCGGAACTGGCGCTATCCATCGGTGATCCAGAAAGTCGTCAGTGATTGGACGACCTTAACCTTCAACTGGGATGAAAAGATTCCTGGCACGAATGAACCCGATCAGGGGATTCGAGTTGGTAATAACAAACGGATTCCGACCAATGCCTGGTTTGCTTCTTTACTGCTGGAATCGGAGTTTGCTAAAGCGTCTTTGCCCAAGGTTGCTGAATTGGTTCCTCCAGCGCTTTTTTCGGGGCAGATCCGTAGCACAACGATTATTTCCTACCTGTCGGAACCGCGAGAAATTCGACCTGGAGAATGGGAAGTGGATCTGGTGGCGACGCGAGTGTTGATCGATCGCACGACGGGTAAGGATGAGCGAATTCCTTTCAATCGCACATTTACGTTGCAAGCAGTGGAGGTGCCGAGATCGCCCCTCGGAGCCGATGCGCCTCTGGTAGAACGCAAAATCTACGAAATGCGTGCTGCGGGATTGCAAATCACCCGAATTGTCGAGTTTAACCCCCAGCAACAGCGGTAGTGCAGCGAGGATGATCATGACGAATGCGAACCGGCAGTTTGAATCCCATGAGTTTGATGAGGTGTCTGAGGCATTTTCCAACCCGACTCATCATTCAAACGGAAATGGCAAAACTTCTACAACATCAATTCAGCATGGCTTGGAAGCTGATGATGACCTGACTCCAGAGGAGGAACAGCAGCTAGCGGGTTTTAATCCTGCCACTCCGCAGCTAATTTCAGAAGAATATCGACTGAAGCAAGACCAAGAAAGTGCAGTAGAGCGTCCCCTAGCGGAACGTGCCAGCATTCGATTGGGTTCAGTGGTGGCAGTGGTTGGAACAGTGATGGGAGCCGGTGCTGTCTTGTGGTTTGGCTTCCTTCAACCCCGCCCACCAGCTCGACAAGTTACTCAGTCGCCCACCCCAACCCCGACAACGCCTCCAACGTTTGATGAGACGGCTGAACTGAAAAGCCGTCTAGCGTTCCAGGATCAGCAGCAACAACTCCAGCCTGAATCTGCTGCTAGACCTCAATCTCCAGCCCCATCCAGACCTGTGGCTTCGAGGTCAACGGCTCCAGCGCCGACTCCGGCTGCGGTATCTCCTCCTATCACAGCCTCTCGACCAGACCCAATGATTGTAAGATCACCTGTTACTCCACCAGAGAGGATTCAACCTATCGAAAGGGTCGATCCGTTTCAGCGTTGGGCACAACTGGCAAATGTTGGACAACTACGAGTGAGTCCCGGTGCTATGGAGCCTTCGAGAACAGCTTCTGGCGGCCTTGGTGATCAGTCTAATCCATCTCCATCAGCGACTCAGCAAAACCCGGTTATTCCCGTAGTCTCCATTGGTAGGGCGGAAACAGAATCATCTAGCCTGACAAGCAGTTCTGACATGGTTCCTAACCCCTTTGGGGTGGCTTCGCCTACAGAGTTGCGTTCCACGTTTAGTGCTGACATGACTTCTGGCATGATTGGCATTCTGAACCGTACTCCAGCGGGGCAGTTTGGCGAACAAACGGGCGGCTTCAGGGAAGTCGCGCTTGGAACGTTCACTAAAGCCAGGGTGATTATGCCGATGATTTGGGATGAGGGTAGCAATAATTCGACAGGTGGTACAGCATCTGCCCAAGAAAATCGCTTTGCCGTAGAGCTAATTGAGGATATGAAAGCCACCAATGGCACAGTGGCACTCCCTGCGGGTACGGTTTTGGTGATTCGTACCAGCGCTGTGGGGCGAGGTAATAATTTAGTGTCGGCAAGCGCGATCGCCGTTGTGTATCGCGATCGCATTGGTCAAATTCGTCAGCAAACCTTACCTCCCGATAGCCTTCAGATTCGGGGGCAAGACAATCGACCATTAATAGCCCAAAAGCTCAATGATGTGGGACCTGATATCGCTCGCCAAGACCTGTTGACAGGGTTACTCAGCAGCTTGGGTCGGGTGGGAACGATTATCAATCAACCGCGTACCCAATCCAGCACTACCACATCGGGAGGTAACTTTAATCAGAGTGTGATCACTTCGAGTGCTGAACCTCAGATTTGGGCGGCTGCACTGGAAGGCTTCTTCAATCCCATTGCTGAACAGCTATCTCGCCGCTCTGATCAAACGATGCAAGAACTCTTGCAACGACCCAATGTGCAGTTTGTTCCTGAAGGAACCGAAGTTTCTGTGGTGGTCAATAGCTTTTTGAGGGTAGACCGATGAGACGATTGCCCGCTCTGACCTTAGTCAGCACAGCATTATTGATTGGTTTGGTATCTCCTGGGCTGCCCGTTCAGGCACAAACATCAGCCTATCAGGTCGTCGATCGCAACAGAGCGACGACTAGTGCGGTTCAAGTTCAAGTTGCTCCTGGACGAGCAACGTCGATTAGTTTTAGCCAGACCGATGAAACGATCGCCTATATTCTGTTAGCAGATGCCTCCCAGGTAGTCTACAGCACGGATGCTGAGTTAGAGACTGGGCGGGCAAAGACTATTTTCTTGAGAGTGATTCAGCCGCTTCGCTTTCCAGGAGCAACCACTACGCCTGTAACCAACCTGATGGTGCAAACAGTAGATGCCAGAGGTCAGAATCGGCTCTACACGTTTGATATTGTTCACAGCAGCAACCCGCGTTATGTCGGCGTTCAGATTTTGCCCGCGATCGCCCGTCCACAGGCTTCTACCGCTGTTGGTAATTTTAACTTAACGCCCGACAATATCCGAACTGGGTTGAATATTGCTATCATGCGAGGCTACACAGCGATCGATGATCCTGTTGTTGCTAAAGTGCGCCAGCTTCTGGAACTGATGCAGACTGAAAATATGACAGCTTCGGAGGCAGCCCAATCAGTTGGGATTCCATTAGATGTACTTGCATCTTTGGCGAGGCTTGTTCGAGAAGCAAGGGGTTTATCCGTTTAGCAAGTCTCTACTAGTAGAATATTATGGGGAGCCTCTGCCAAAGCAGCTTCGTTAAATTTTAACGAAGTTTGCTGAGTATTTACACGGGGTGGGAAGTTTATATAGTAAGAACCCTAAAGACTAGGCGTATTATGTCTCCCCCCGACCAAGGTCAACTTGTTGATGTCCGGCAGCGCCGCTATGTGGTGACAGAAGTTCAGAAGACGGTGTTGCCGAGTAATCCGTTGATTCAGGGCATTCAATCTGCCCAGCACCTGATCACCCTGACCTCAGTTGAGGATGATGCCCTGGGGGAAGAGTTGCAGGTGATCTGGGAACTGGAGCCAGGGGTTCATGTCCATGAAAAGACAGAACTGCCTGAGCCGACAGGGTTCGATTCTCCTGAACGGCTCGATGCATTTTTGGATGCCGTGCGTTGGGGAGCCTCCTCTTCTGCGGATATTCGCAACATCCAGTCTCCCTTTCGGAGCGGTATTGATATTGAGGATTACCAGCTTGATCCGGTCGTGCGGGGAATTCAGATGCCTCGCGTCAACTTGTTGATTGCGGACGATGTGGGGCTAGGCAAAACGATCGAGGCTGGATTAGTCGCTCAAGAACTGATTTTGCGTCAACGGGTCAGGCGTATTTTGATTGTTTGCCCGTCTGCGTTGCAAATTCAGTGGCGAGATCAGATGCGCGATAAGTTTGGACTGGATTTCCGGATCGTTGACAGTACTCTGATGAAAGAGTTGCGGCGACGACGGGGCATTCACGTTAACCCCTGGACGCACTTTCCTCGTCTCATTACTTCCATCGACTTCCTGAAGCGAGATCGCCCCATCCGTTTATTTCGTGAGGTGTTGCCTGCGGAAGGAGAATCCATCTATCCCCGGCGATTTGATCTACTGATTGTGGATGAGGCGCATAATGTTGCCCCATCAGGGAGTGGTCATTATGCGATCGACTCCCTGCGAACGGCTGCTATTCGCTTGCTGGCTCCCCACTTTGAGCACAAACTGTTTCTGACTGCGACTCCCCACAATGGCTACCGGGAAAGCTTTACGGCTCTGCTAGAACTGCTGGATACACAACGATTTGCCAGGGGAGTGGAGCCAGACCGAAACCAGCTTCAGGTTGTCATGGTGCGGCGATTGAAGCGAGAGCTACCGCCCAAGTGGGATGGTACGCCCAGATTTCCAGAGCGGAAGCTTGCAGCCATTCCAGTTGATTATTCGGACATTGAACGTCGGGTTCACATTGCTTTACAGGAGTACACCAACTTACGCCGTAAAGCTGCCGCTGATGATCCCACTGAACTATACGCCACCGAGTTTGTTCTCAAGCTCCTGAAAAAACGTCTTTTTTCTTCCCCAGCCGCTTTCGCCACCACGTTGGAGCAACACCAAAAGTCGTTGCAATCTGCGAAACGCCGTTCGACGAGCCGGATTGCTAAACCGACTGTGGGTATTCTGCGACGGCAGGTTGAGCAAATTGAGGAAGAGTTTGCAGACGATGGCCTGTATGAGGAATCGACAGAGGATGCGATCGCCAATACTAGCCTGCTATTCCGAGAGGTGACACCGGAGGAGCAAGCACTGCTGCGAGGGATGCAAACCTGGGCAGATGTAGCGGTCAAACGAGCCGATTCCAAAGCAAAAGAACTATTGAACTGGATTAAGCAATACATCAAATCCGATGGACAGTGGTCGAATGAACGGGTTTTGATTTTTACAGAGTATCGGGCAACGCAGAAGTGGCTTTATGATTTGCTGGCAACGGAGGGACTGGTTGCAGGCGATTCCCCTTCGGGGACGCGATGCGAACGCTTGATGACGCTGTATGGTGGCATGGATTCCCAGGAGCGTGAGAAGGTGAAGGCGGCATTCCAGGCAAACCCTGAGCTTTCCCCGGTGCGGATTTTGCTGGCAACCGATGCCGCTTCTGAGGGGTTGGACTTACAGAACCACTGCTCTCGCCTGATTCACTATGAGATTCCCTGGAACCCGAACCGCATGGAGCAGCGGAATGGGCGGGTTGACCGTCACGGGCAGAAAGCGTCAGAAGTCTTGATCTATCACTTTGTGGGTAAGGGGTATCAGCACTCTGCGGTTGGAACTCGTCCTGGAGATCTGGAAGGGGATCTGGAGTTTTTGATGCGGGCAGCGTTGAAGGTGAATACGATTCGAGAAGACCTGGGCAAGGTGGGTCCGGTGATTGCGACTCAGGTTGAGGAAGCCATGTTAGGGCGGCGAACCACGCTGGATACCAGCCGAGCGGAACGGGAGTCGGAACCCGTGCGGCGGATGCTGAAGTTTGAGCGATCGGTGCGGGAGCAAATTGAAAAGCTCCGAGAGCAGTTAAGTGAAACTCGCCGCAATTTCCGACTTACCCCAGAGAACATCGAAGCTGTCGTTAACATTGGGCTGGAATTGGCAGAACAACCGCCGCTGATACCAATAGAGATAGAGGGGTTGAGGGGACAAGCCTATCATCTGCCTGCGTTCCGGGGAAGCTGGTCAGTCTGTACTGAAGGGCTGGCACATCCGCATACCCAGGAGATTCGCCCGGTTGTCTTTGACCCGGATCAATCGAATGGTAGGGATGATGTCGTACTAGTTCATCTTAACCATCGGCTGGTGCAAATGTGCTTGCGCTTACTGCGAGCAGAGGTTTGGTCACGGGAAGGGCGGAAGCGGCTGCATCGGGTCACGGCTCGATTAGTTCCTAGTTCGGCATTAGAGCATCCGGTGGTGATTGCTCACGGACGCTTGGTGATTTTAGGTGGCGATCAGCAACGGCTGCATGAGGAGGTGATTACAGCCGGGGGAATGCTCAAAGAGGGGCGATTCAGCCGACTCAATGTGGGACAGGTGCAGATGGCGATAGATGCGGCTCTGCCTGATCCGATTCCAGAGACAGTCCAGCAGCGACTCATGACGTTGTGGGAGGGACACAAAGAACCGCTGTTGCGATCGCTAGAAGCTCGGATGAGCGATCGCACCGCAGGCTTACAAAAAGCACTGCAAGACCGCTGTGATAAGGAGGTTGCCGATATTACGGCAATTTTGACGGAACTGCGTCAGAGCATTTTGAACGAACTGAAGCAACCAGAGGTCGAGCAACTTGAGCTATTTAACAATACGGAGCGGGAGCAGCTTGAGCGCAATCTCAAGAGCCTCGAAGCTAGATTAGAACAGATTCCCCAGGAGATTGAACAGGAGGCAGCCGCTATCCGAGCCAGGTTTAGAGATCCCACGCCCCGATTATTTCCACTGGCTGTTACGTATCTGGTGCCTCAAAAGCTTGTGTAACAAGTCGCCCATCTTTCCGACTGGAAGGAAATCACAGGAAGGTTTTTGCATGTCCACTGCACGTCACCACGCTGAATGGCTCTCTCTGGTTGAAGTATCGGGTCCGTTCCTGAGCTTACCTGTGCTGCTTCAGGTATTTCCGAACGGGCTGGAGGCGCATGAGCCGGAACAGATGCGGTTGCTGCGGCTTGCCCATGAGGAGTGGGAAGACAACCAGAAGAGCTTGCAGCCGGAGACTGCGATTCATCGCGCTTGGGTGGAGTTTGTGTTGCAAGAGACGCTGGGGTTGCCGGGTGAGGTGTTGTTATCGGGGCAGGCAATTCCAACCGGGTTGCAGGTGACGATCGCTGAGCATCAGGAAACATTGCGTCCCGATTGGGTGGTGGTGAATCCCCGTGATGCAGCAGAGGCGGGTAAGCCGAGGTTACTGGTGCAGGTGGTGCCTGCGGGACAGGA includes the following:
- a CDS encoding TrbI/VirB10 family protein, producing the protein MTNANRQFESHEFDEVSEAFSNPTHHSNGNGKTSTTSIQHGLEADDDLTPEEEQQLAGFNPATPQLISEEYRLKQDQESAVERPLAERASIRLGSVVAVVGTVMGAGAVLWFGFLQPRPPARQVTQSPTPTPTTPPTFDETAELKSRLAFQDQQQQLQPESAARPQSPAPSRPVASRSTAPAPTPAAVSPPITASRPDPMIVRSPVTPPERIQPIERVDPFQRWAQLANVGQLRVSPGAMEPSRTASGGLGDQSNPSPSATQQNPVIPVVSIGRAETESSSLTSSSDMVPNPFGVASPTELRSTFSADMTSGMIGILNRTPAGQFGEQTGGFREVALGTFTKARVIMPMIWDEGSNNSTGGTASAQENRFAVELIEDMKATNGTVALPAGTVLVIRTSAVGRGNNLVSASAIAVVYRDRIGQIRQQTLPPDSLQIRGQDNRPLIAQKLNDVGPDIARQDLLTGLLSSLGRVGTIINQPRTQSSTTTSGGNFNQSVITSSAEPQIWAAALEGFFNPIAEQLSRRSDQTMQELLQRPNVQFVPEGTEVSVVVNSFLRVDR
- the drmD gene encoding DISARM system SNF2-like helicase DrmD; this encodes MSPPDQGQLVDVRQRRYVVTEVQKTVLPSNPLIQGIQSAQHLITLTSVEDDALGEELQVIWELEPGVHVHEKTELPEPTGFDSPERLDAFLDAVRWGASSSADIRNIQSPFRSGIDIEDYQLDPVVRGIQMPRVNLLIADDVGLGKTIEAGLVAQELILRQRVRRILIVCPSALQIQWRDQMRDKFGLDFRIVDSTLMKELRRRRGIHVNPWTHFPRLITSIDFLKRDRPIRLFREVLPAEGESIYPRRFDLLIVDEAHNVAPSGSGHYAIDSLRTAAIRLLAPHFEHKLFLTATPHNGYRESFTALLELLDTQRFARGVEPDRNQLQVVMVRRLKRELPPKWDGTPRFPERKLAAIPVDYSDIERRVHIALQEYTNLRRKAAADDPTELYATEFVLKLLKKRLFSSPAAFATTLEQHQKSLQSAKRRSTSRIAKPTVGILRRQVEQIEEEFADDGLYEESTEDAIANTSLLFREVTPEEQALLRGMQTWADVAVKRADSKAKELLNWIKQYIKSDGQWSNERVLIFTEYRATQKWLYDLLATEGLVAGDSPSGTRCERLMTLYGGMDSQEREKVKAAFQANPELSPVRILLATDAASEGLDLQNHCSRLIHYEIPWNPNRMEQRNGRVDRHGQKASEVLIYHFVGKGYQHSAVGTRPGDLEGDLEFLMRAALKVNTIREDLGKVGPVIATQVEEAMLGRRTTLDTSRAERESEPVRRMLKFERSVREQIEKLREQLSETRRNFRLTPENIEAVVNIGLELAEQPPLIPIEIEGLRGQAYHLPAFRGSWSVCTEGLAHPHTQEIRPVVFDPDQSNGRDDVVLVHLNHRLVQMCLRLLRAEVWSREGRKRLHRVTARLVPSSALEHPVVIAHGRLVILGGDQQRLHEEVITAGGMLKEGRFSRLNVGQVQMAIDAALPDPIPETVQQRLMTLWEGHKEPLLRSLEARMSDRTAGLQKALQDRCDKEVADITAILTELRQSILNELKQPEVEQLELFNNTEREQLERNLKSLEARLEQIPQEIEQEAAAIRARFRDPTPRLFPLAVTYLVPQKLV